The Rhipicephalus microplus isolate Deutch F79 chromosome 4, USDA_Rmic, whole genome shotgun sequence sequence GGTGGTTGCTAAGCTAATAGAGTTGTAAAAGCGCAGTTGACTGATCTTATATGATACAGAACATTATTCTTGTAATGAAAACGTGTCTAAAAGCAAAGCCTAACAATGTGCAGCGAACTCATCATCTTTATTTGGACCATGACCAGAAGTAGAAATATATTGTCCAGTGAATGTAGCAATACAGTGAATAATACCTGGCAGAAAAGAAAAAGTCAACTCATGCTGTCAATTCCTTATGATTGGCTTTTTATGGCACGCACTCCTTTACTACTTTGTTGAGAGCATAGCACACTATGCACATTAGCAGAGAGTGTTCCTGCTTTTATTATACGCTGATTAGGCACAGCCCACATGTGTTGTCACAAGGCATGTAAGAGACTTACATCCAAGTTAAGTAgttaaaaatacacaaaaatggtGAGCAATGTGCCTGTTATACATTTGGGTCTGCATAACAGCAGCTGGGCAGTAACTTCTTGAAAAGTTTGCCGTACACTTATATTTCGAAATTTCAAAACTGCTGtaatctttcttttcttttgtgagaCATCACTTAAAAAAAACTTGACGTGGGCTCTCAAGAATACTAAATCTTCTTGTTCATaaaaagggctcattttttcttcACAAAAATATCAATATAAGGTCATGATGCTCATTGCTTGTTCACCGTAATGGCAAGTATCATTGAAATCATGACCAAGAAGCAAGCGAAAGAGCTCTGCAAATGCGAGGAACCAGACTGGTACGATTTGTCACACGCTGGCGGGCAGATCACGTTCACAGTTTCTGtaaatgacagaaaaaaagagcAAAGCCAGTGAGAAATCTTCAAGCAGTGCAAATTATCAGAAATATTCTGGGCAGATTTTAACCCATTTTTGTGTGCAGTGCTATCGTAAAATATAATGACACCAcatatgaagaaataaaaataatacaCTTGCAATCTGCTCTTACATGGAACATCATATGACTGCTCTTTGTGTATTTAATATTTTTCTTTCTGATATAGCTTTCCAGTGAACAACTATGCTTGATCCAGCTCAAACAACCCTTTTAAATAATGATTCAAGCCATGCTCTTGTTGACACTCTGTATCAACAGTTTCAATGCATTGTCAGACAAATTTTAGCAATGCCAATGAAGCACTTTAGGACACCCAATGTCATTTTACCTCTCTTACTCTCATTTTAACTAATGAAGGGGTCAGTTTCCATACAGTTAAATTTCTTTCACTTGGTGTCATAATTATTAGAgtatagtaaaaaaaaggaaaatcacTTTTGTATTTCCCTACATGTAATCGTCTTTTGGATCCATTTGATGCTGGTACTCTGCATTGCGCACAAGGACTTCTGTGCCTGCGAGGCAAAACCTATTGCACAGTTGCACTTTCTGAGAAAGGAAACACATGGCATTCAAGCCAAGATTATTACAGAGGCCTTAATTTTTGCCTTGCTTTCTGCAACACATCAGCAGGGCTTCTTGTATGAATAATGCATTTTTGATGCTTTCAAACTTGAATGGAGAATCACGGGATAGTATGAATCTTCATAAACATACAGGCATCTACATTTGTACCAACTGTTTCCTTTTTCCTTAAACATCCAGCGTCACCATTATATACTTACTTAGTACCTCCGGCatgataccattttatgcactGTTCATGAAAGTATGCATATATAGGCACAGCTTGTAAGAAACTCGTACTCACCATATAACTCGATGATCTTCTCATCAGAGCCCAACTTGTTCAGTGCCTTGCATGTATAGTTTCCGTACTGCTTCTTCTCGATGGCAATTATGCGCAGAGTGGAGTCGGTGAACTCATCGGCCGTTGAAAAGATGGAAATCTGGTAGTACTGATTGTCATTCAGCTGGTAACCATCCTTAAGCCACACGATGgacggtgatggaaaggcttcgATGTGGCACAACAGGTCCATAGGGTTTTGAAGTGCCTGGCCATACCTCGGGCGGTCCACAGATACCACTGGTGCAActgtgtgaatgaaaaaaaaaacacaagcacttGACAAGAGACCAAGAATTATGAATATACATGCTGGAAATGGACATAATTGATTGAATGAATAGTTTCATCTTTTGGCAGGACTGACAGCATGTACAGACCTTTTGTATCTAAGGAAAACAGGCTCACTTGGATTTCCAAGGAACACCATTGCATAACTTACAAGTCTTGTATTCCAAATCACTATCTATTTTGCCTGGTACAGAAGACAAGCATTAAAAATTTAGATACCAGTACTCTTGAAAGGTTGCCCTAGTACTATCATAGGTTTACCAACACGAAATGAGGCTGTGCCCAGTCAGCCCTTGCTGAAAAAGCCCATTACTCGCTGCAAGCTCGCAAGTTATGTGACACATGTAACTACTTCTTCAAGAGATATGAAAAGTCAAATATGGAACACATTTTTATGTTTATAACCACCTGGTCTATAGGTCTTGATTGTGTGTCGGTCAGTACAATTCAAGAAATGTGAACCCAGTGCAGGAACTATCTGTCACTCCTGAAGACAACAGCTCCGTGTCCTGACTTCGAATCACTAAGTACTGATGTCCTCTACAGAATAATACTTATGCAGGACTGAAATAAGTGCCGGTATTTACAAAGTACACTGAAAACCTATATTACAATACTACACAAGTACTTTGAACAGGATGTAATATGACCAGTAACAATAGAATAACTTTTGTCTTATTTTCACAAGCAAAATATGGAATATATAGTGTTTCAAACATTAAAAGCAGTAAAGCAAGAGTACCTTTTTAGCCAGCAGGGCAAGTGCTCCAAGCATCACATATGAGAGTTAATATTGACTTCATGTCTCTGCCATTTAGGCAGCCATCACTTTTCAAATTTGGTTTGATGCATTTCATCCAATCAATACTACACTAAATACATAACAATATCAAAGTTCCTTTTCATCCTAATATGTAAGTAAAGCAACAAGGAAGAGTCAAAAAGCAAAATATGCTTACATTCCACTTCAACACCAATGTTTCTACGAGCCCCGTTGCCGACACCATTGTCAGCGATGCAGTAGTATGTTCCCCGGTCGTTCTTGCTGACGTTGAAAATGCTGAGGATGTTTCCCCGATAAACAGCACCACCTGTGGGCAGCAGGTCATTGTTCTCCCGGCGCCAGGATATGTGCGGCGTAGGGTGACCCGTAGCATAGCACTCCAAAGTGATGTTCTGGCCTGTGCTGGCTATCACAGATCTTGTGCTGTTGTCCGATATAATCGGAGGCACTGTGAAAGAAGAAAAGGCAAAAGAGGTAAACTGAAAAAGCACTCAAGTCGCTGTGAGCATCCAAATATCATTAGGAACATGTGCCTACACAACATGAGCATTCCATTATTAAATGTCACTCCTCCATAATGATTTTAACTCTCATCTTGTTTTATTTAGCAGTTAGTTAGCTACATGTTTCCTGTAAGTGCAACTTTATGTGCAGTGTTGCTGACAATGCAGAATTTCAAGAGATGGTTATACAAACCTCATCCCAATACTGCTAGAACATGCAGCTGTGATATGCTGAGGCCATGTGATAACCCAGGACTATATTTCCCCTAGGCATGCTGATGTGCAGCATAAGTGATAAAATAAAAGTAATGGTGAGGCTAATTTCTTTGTCAAACAAAATGAAAACAAGAGAAAATGAATCTACAAAGAGCAGCGAAAAGTACTGCATTATTGTATGCACAAATACATGAAATGCAGGTGTGCTTTTCACATGTCAACCCCATTATACTATATGATACTCAGCAATGGTTAAAACACAGGCCCACGCATTTGTTCATTAGGACCCAACTTACATTGGACTAACACTCGTAGGCTTAGTTTGCCATAAATGCCAAACCAAGAGATTTAGAGGTTGGCTGTAGGGGTGGCTTGACTGGCAAAGCATTTTATGCAGAATATTTGCATGTGCATAATGCTACAGTTATTTTGTTATATTTAGAAAGGATGTTTTCAATCATGCCAAAAGTTTATTGCTGCTCATACTTAACAGATTATGGCACTATTAGAAACTAGGCGCAACTGCTGGGAAACCCTAGTTGGTATGCACATACAGCAATTTTAATTTTCATGTGTGCATAGCAAAAAACCACTGTATGTCCTTACTGTAGTATAGTGCTTTGTCTAATGTGCCTGTCTGTGTAGGTCTCATTCTGCTTAAATGGCCACACTGTAGGTCATTTAGCCTAACAAAGCATAAGCATACTGCTAGGTCAAACAATCTAATTATGATACTCAGCCTGTAATGCAATATAAAAGCACCATCAAAAGTTTTTACCACACCCTTGACTGCAATAAAATACTGTCCTACCTTTGCACTGTTAAAGATAACTGTAATTTTACGTGACAAATTTTTGACATCATAGGTGCTTCAAAGTGTCATGCACACAATTCTAAATGTCAAGTCAATACCTCTGACATGAACATAGACATTTGAGCTGAGCTTGCTTGTGGGTCCCAGGATAATTTGGCACTGGTAGAGGCCAGAGTCTGTTTCCTGTAGCTTGGTGATCTGTAGTGTGTATGTGTTGCTGCCTTCATCATGCCGAATGGAGAACCTCTGATCTGGCACAATGGCCTTGCTCCCAGATGATATAAACAGGTTGTTGCTTGGATCCCGTTCATTGATCTTCACCCAGATTATCTAAAAGAACAAAAGCAAGTTGCCAAAGTGACTACACACATTTTTCATGAATCAGGAGATACAGTCTTGAAGCACTGTTTAAAAGCAACGAATCCTGCATGAATCCCTTTTAGTCACCCCATGCTTTCTATTGAACCAAAGGAAATGAATTGGTGATTTCATTActtcagaaaaataaaataaaacagagATAACAACCAGCAAAGTGCTGCTGCATGAAATAGCGAATGTGATGACGGCACAGCCGGCATGAATGGAAGTGGGGTTGAATTTAGTCGAATTACAGCATGTCGATAGTGACGTAATGAAGACCAATACCTCAAATTGTTGTGAACAAGATGCCTAAGTTTGTGCAAGATCAATTTCCAAACTGCCCTACATGTCTAGCACCAGATTCAGCCGCTTATTAGGGTTGCTAAGTTATGCTGCCTAGATGTGGGCTGGGAGAGGTCCTTCCATAGACACGTTCTGAAGAGAAGAGCACCCCGTTCAGCCTTGGAATCTGACAATATTCAATGAACATCATTACAATGCTACTAAAGatcaattattattattcccAATTTTGAGTTTTATTGTCAGGATCTCATAGTTGACGAGTCTAGAAAGCTTTCGCTGAATTAAAGTAATGAGCGCGAACAACTACACAAAAAGATTTGATCTTTGTCTTTGCAGTTTTATTTTGAGGAATGTAAAAGAGTGGACACAACTTACAGGGTACGCCTCAGCATACTGCACAGAACACTGTAGGTCCACTGTGTCTCCTATACCGACCACCATTTCTTTGCTGATGTATGATATCACAGGACTCTGCTGACAGGAACCTGCACAAACAAAGAAGAGCTCTTTCTGAACTAAACATTTTATGCATTCAATCACAATATATGTGCTTTCAATGACATACAACGAATACTCATGCCTTTGTGTAAAAAAATTTCTGAAGTAACAGCACAAGCCTTACataattattttattattttaacaCAAAGGTGTTTTATGCCAGGGCCAACCCCGGCTCTGCTGATCACGAAAGTGATGTTGAAAAATATATACTAAgagatttcaaagaaaaaaaaaacgagaagcaaGCATACGTTGGGCGGAAttgaaccagcaacctctcgattcTCAGCGCACGGCGCTGAACCCTAAGTCACAGAGCATATGTTGCCTGgagtgctaacggcaagccatttatatacaccatacaccattTGGCAGTCCTCTGAGCTTCGAAACTTaagcgcgttttcgttatcagaGGCGAGATGGCACGACTGACTCTCGTTGGGCGCGCTCTAAAAAGGTCGGCACCTCcacgaagcgccgcctccactgAGCGTGGTCTTTCTTGCGCgggcgcttatcagactcgtaatttggGAGAGGACGACGGTCACTTCGAACGCTATTGCGGCCTCGTTtaggaaaggagcgcgctgcAGGCACCCGACGCAGGaacaattgtgacagttgttcacgcTTCTCATGTGTATATTTGTGGGCTCGTTTTAtgcgtctttctgtctgtttaagtgtcgagctgtgaccattgttagtccgcgctcgtacttggtatgctTATTTCATTCGTGCTTTTTGTTGAGGTGTGCACTGCGAATTTCGAGCACTTGCCGTTCTTAACCTCACTTTGCAATTTGtggctgttgctgaaacaatgcaccaACTACCTTTGTAAAGACACCTTCCACttccgtgttataccgattcctacaTAGAGGGATCAGCTATTCTTTTTTTGTATCAAAACACTATCCTCGTTGCAACAACCAGCACACCCACCCCGATGTAGTAAACGATGTAGTACAATGAATTATCGGATAGACGGTAGTACATATAAAGTTGGTTTGTCATGCTAACAGTTGGCATCCGGTGAAGTAATGAAGTCGCACGCTACTTTGGCATCAGTACAACTTTCAGTTTGGCGGACACCAATCCGCTGTAAAATGCGTGTACGTTCATTCCAGCGACATTTTGTCAAACAGTAGGTACCTGACTTGGTGTATTGGTCACAGCGAGCTGCCGAGATTGATGCAATAATATTAAACAAAGTTTTTGGCCGCTGCCACTGCAAACGACGTGAATCTAACTCACGAAAATTATGATTCAACCTGCACGCTTGGCCAACGTTTGTGGCGTTTTTCATAGCAAAATATAGCGTGCGCAACGCTGACTCGAAATGCGGTACGTGTAGTGACTCAGACTATACATATTCAACGCTGCTGCAGCGCGGGACACCAGAGTCGTTTAGCAATGCCGACACTTCCAAAAACTGGAACAAATGTGTTCTATCCCATGATACCGCAAGGAGTATCACGTC is a genomic window containing:
- the LOC142814176 gene encoding lachesin-like → MAPVIFFVAALVSLGSCQQSPVISYISKEMVVGIGDTVDLQCSVQYAEAYPIIWVKINERDPSNNLFISSGSKAIVPDQRFSIRHDEGSNTYTLQITKLQETDSGLYQCQIILGPTSKLSSNVYVHVRVPPIISDNSTRSVIASTGQNITLECYATGHPTPHISWRRENNDLLPTGGAVYRGNILSIFNVSKNDRGTYYCIADNGVGNGARRNIGVEVEFAPVVSVDRPRYGQALQNPMDLLCHIEAFPSPSIVWLKDGYQLNDNQYYQISIFSTADEFTDSTLRIIAIEKKQYGNYTCKALNKLGSDEKIIELYETVNVICPPACDKSYQSGSSHLQSSFACFLVMISMILAITVNKQ